From Xenopus laevis strain J_2021 chromosome 7L, Xenopus_laevis_v10.1, whole genome shotgun sequence, one genomic window encodes:
- the ndufa4.L gene encoding NADH dehydrogenase (ubiquinone) 1 alpha subcomplex, 4 b, translated as MFRTMITHARKHPSLIPLFVFVGFGGVGSILYALRVTTRSPEVSWDRKNNPDPWMSKSPNYQYKFYNETIDYKKLKKEGPDF; from the exons ATGTTCCGCACTATGATCACCCACGCCAGGAAGCACCCCAGT TTGATTCCTCTATTTGTGTTTGTCGGCTTTGGGGGTGTTGGCTCAATCCTGTATGCACTGCGGGTCACCACTCGTAGCCCTGAAGTCAG CTGGGACAGGAAGAATAACCCCGACCCCTGGATGAGCAAGAGCCCCAACTACCAGTATAAG TTCTACAATGAAACCATCGATTACAAGAAGCTGAAGAAGGAAGGACCCGATTTCTAA